In Pigmentibacter ruber, a genomic segment contains:
- a CDS encoding rhodanese-like domain-containing protein, with product MKLTCKEFMTLYKKADPSKRMLLDVREPDECASGVLEGSINIPVGELESRFSEIPVEKEIFIYCKAGGRAERAEMYLNHRGVKETRVASQGGYEDLKSLI from the coding sequence ATGAAATTAACCTGTAAAGAATTTATGACCTTATATAAAAAAGCAGACCCTTCTAAGAGAATGCTGCTTGATGTGAGGGAACCAGATGAATGTGCATCTGGAGTCTTAGAAGGCAGTATAAATATTCCTGTGGGAGAATTAGAAAGTCGCTTTTCTGAAATTCCGGTTGAAAAAGAAATATTTATATATTGCAAAGCAGGAGGAAGGGCTGAAAGAGCTGAAATGTATTTAAACCATCGAGGGGTTAAAGAAACAAGAGTAGCCTCGCAGGGGGGCTATGAGGACTTAAAGTCCTTAATTTAA
- a CDS encoding GAF domain-containing protein has product MLHGKKKSFCYNSLSLLQEQERIESLKSYFILDSLSDSNFDEIAYLAVKSFKCAYSMINFIDKDRIWSKSIVGNFPVEYEKSFSFCQYAIHSEDYFVIHNTLIDKRVAQNPYVIQNPFIRFYAAVPLLSYDGHCVGTLAIFDNKENDFSEGQFQYLKYLASRVMNLMELRRKKVLLAKESRAVKLQFPKSKIGREALIRHQTSSIQSNAICNFGESSFSAFDKHSFIGSDSNSLNQFYSKENYNPTPSINLISVFPKKKKEQNEFINNSKEQEFSENQVQLTSVIKYLQKIYRKKIKQLQFQLEFISHVSSHLTLETNSALFYELFISLINYAIESFEVSKYKWILFEFKENESELEIHFSYANCTFNFLSNYENNNYFQEANATLLSSREEKVVSNLENIINMLNGHCYLDRNLVNSKLTIYIGKNNRSLLN; this is encoded by the coding sequence ATGCTTCATGGGAAAAAAAAATCCTTTTGTTATAACTCTCTCTCTCTTTTACAAGAACAGGAAAGAATTGAGTCCTTAAAAAGTTATTTTATTTTAGATAGTTTGTCGGATAGTAATTTTGATGAAATTGCTTATTTGGCAGTAAAATCATTTAAATGTGCTTATTCTATGATTAACTTTATTGATAAAGATAGAATTTGGTCTAAATCTATTGTCGGGAATTTTCCTGTTGAATATGAAAAATCTTTTTCTTTTTGCCAATATGCTATTCATTCGGAAGATTATTTTGTTATCCATAATACTTTGATTGATAAAAGGGTGGCACAAAATCCTTATGTAATACAAAATCCATTTATTCGATTTTATGCGGCAGTACCACTACTTTCTTATGATGGACATTGTGTTGGTACTTTAGCAATTTTTGATAACAAAGAAAACGATTTTAGTGAAGGACAATTTCAATATCTTAAGTATTTAGCTTCTCGTGTTATGAATTTAATGGAATTAAGAAGAAAAAAAGTTCTATTAGCAAAAGAATCCCGTGCTGTTAAATTACAATTTCCAAAAAGCAAAATTGGGAGAGAAGCTTTAATTAGGCATCAAACAAGTAGTATACAAAGTAATGCAATATGTAATTTTGGTGAAAGCAGTTTTAGCGCTTTCGATAAACATTCATTTATTGGAAGTGATTCTAATTCTTTAAATCAGTTTTACTCTAAAGAAAATTATAATCCAACACCCTCAATTAATTTAATTTCTGTTTTTCCCAAGAAAAAGAAGGAGCAAAATGAATTTATAAATAATTCTAAGGAACAAGAGTTTTCAGAAAACCAAGTTCAATTAACAAGCGTTATAAAGTATTTACAAAAAATCTATCGGAAGAAAATTAAACAATTACAATTTCAGTTAGAATTTATCTCACATGTGAGTAGTCATTTGACTTTAGAAACAAATTCGGCATTGTTTTATGAGCTGTTTATTTCACTAATTAATTATGCTATTGAAAGTTTTGAAGTATCAAAATATAAATGGATTTTATTTGAATTTAAAGAAAATGAAAGCGAATTAGAAATTCATTTTTCATATGCAAATTGTACATTTAATTTCTTATCTAATTATGAGAATAATAATTATTTTCAAGAAGCAAATGCTACCTTATTGAGTAGCCGGGAAGAAAAAGTAGTTTCTAATTTAGAAAACATTATTAATATGCTTAATGGCCATTGTTATCTTGATAGAAACTTGGTTAATTCAAAATTGACAATTTATATTGGAAAAAACAATCGAAGTTTACTAAATTAA
- a CDS encoding ATP-binding protein has protein sequence MAKTRACLLIGVEVITVEIETFIGNGFSGLNILGLNSEASRNMRERVRSALESIGVLIPAKRVVVNITPSEKIKESRTPLSQLDFAVAASILFSLYADKLKINYNLNEYFAGELTLSGEIKDLENILIYKALLLNKNEQLRINLSSKNKEIQINKNFIFYFNCLQDWWEFVCGKKQLENNLSNFKPILSASSDIKKNSDNSNFFQEIKNIIINLSTNPKALVGVLVSAMGKHHILFAGEPGIGKTYTLQKIEKLLPPLSAIEEFEIQMIYSKDNTLLRPFRNPHHSVSSAALIGGSSLKPGEVSLAHHGILFLDELSEFSAQSLESLREPLDSKYVCLSRANGHIRYPANFLLCATTNPCSCGYLFSTLKACRCHPKETRKYLQKLSGPLLDRFCLQIWLEPSSSRKVLDCFEKEIISFNNLYKLDKFVENYGRKILQENSYLNDNFSNHIKEILNSNMIFKNLSLRGQEKVRALAYTFHLVFNEIEINSKFIETILNYRILEKMFLQKNLF, from the coding sequence ATGGCAAAAACGCGAGCTTGTTTACTTATAGGTGTTGAAGTTATAACAGTTGAAATTGAAACTTTTATTGGAAATGGTTTTTCTGGATTAAATATATTGGGGTTAAATTCTGAAGCATCAAGGAATATGCGAGAAAGAGTTCGATCTGCTCTGGAATCAATTGGTGTATTAATTCCTGCAAAAAGAGTTGTTGTAAACATTACTCCTAGTGAAAAAATAAAAGAATCGAGAACTCCTTTATCGCAGTTAGACTTTGCAGTAGCGGCCTCTATTCTATTTAGTTTATATGCAGATAAATTAAAAATAAATTATAACTTAAATGAATATTTTGCGGGAGAATTAACACTTTCGGGAGAAATTAAAGATCTAGAAAATATTTTAATTTATAAAGCTTTGTTACTCAATAAAAATGAACAATTAAGAATTAATTTATCTAGCAAGAATAAAGAAATTCAAATAAATAAAAATTTTATTTTCTATTTTAACTGTTTACAAGATTGGTGGGAGTTTGTGTGCGGAAAAAAACAATTAGAAAATAATCTTTCTAATTTTAAACCAATACTCTCTGCATCTAGTGATATTAAAAAAAATTCTGACAATAGTAATTTTTTTCAGGAAATAAAAAATATTATAATAAATTTATCTACAAATCCTAAAGCATTGGTAGGAGTTTTAGTTTCTGCTATGGGAAAACATCATATTTTGTTTGCGGGAGAACCAGGCATTGGTAAAACATATACTTTGCAAAAAATAGAAAAATTATTACCTCCATTATCAGCTATTGAAGAATTTGAAATTCAAATGATTTACTCAAAAGATAATACTTTACTTAGGCCATTTAGAAATCCCCATCATTCTGTTTCATCTGCGGCTTTAATTGGCGGAAGTTCATTAAAACCAGGAGAAGTTTCGTTGGCGCACCACGGAATTCTTTTTTTAGATGAATTGTCAGAGTTTTCAGCCCAAAGTTTGGAGTCTTTACGAGAACCTTTGGATTCTAAGTATGTATGTCTTTCAAGGGCAAATGGACACATAAGGTATCCTGCAAATTTTTTGCTATGTGCGACCACTAATCCTTGTAGCTGTGGCTATTTGTTTTCAACTTTAAAAGCTTGTCGATGCCATCCAAAAGAAACAAGGAAATACTTACAAAAATTAAGTGGTCCTTTATTGGATCGTTTTTGTTTACAAATCTGGTTAGAGCCATCAAGTTCTAGAAAAGTCCTAGATTGTTTTGAAAAAGAAATTATATCTTTTAATAATCTATATAAACTAGATAAATTTGTTGAAAATTATGGAAGAAAAATATTACAAGAAAATTCTTATTTAAATGATAATTTTTCTAATCATATAAAAGAAATTTTGAATTCAAATATGATATTCAAAAATTTATCATTAAGAGGGCAAGAAAAAGTTAGAGCTTTAGCTTATACATTTCATTTAGTATTCAATGAGATAGAAATTAATTCAAAATTCATTGAAACTATTTTAAATTATAGAATTTTAGAAAAAATGTTTTTACAAAAAAATTTATTTTAA
- a CDS encoding lytic transglycosylase domain-containing protein, which yields MFLKSLKLTRASFLTTIVVALHSSTVFSLDLKVDLPQNAGKEPVLYYNPIVDQQPNAGTGNKPVASEKIGKNKKKDNKNVKNSELISDAQDEILDDSNNIPPPPENLVQNKKKNQQNSNFEKNDGAKSAKKTRQMRDESVYNNEEEEIVETTQNRNVKDPFPALACIADNVAFWEKVYTEIDVNEAFLHDKNDLGIIYSSFSLSPSKAIRNKQIEAERKKYTSILNSLSTKLKSSAKKWNADEKRVAALFKPGTLTTQNVLAAIDNLRVQTGLKSQFDAGVQRSINYLPTVYPIVKNSGLPIDIVFLPHVESSYNSKAGSKVGAMGLWQIMPNTMKLLEGKNAVAKRTDPKISTRAAMKLLKSDFDKIQNWPLTLTAYNHGVNGMLRAIDETGSRDLCKVIDHYSSPSFRFASSNFYAQFLAARKVAMKKYAVIAKKKSGGSSLVLRKTILSNKGGSIK from the coding sequence ATGTTTCTTAAAAGTTTAAAATTAACAAGAGCTTCTTTCCTGACAACAATTGTAGTTGCTTTGCATTCTTCTACAGTTTTTAGCCTTGATCTAAAGGTTGATTTACCTCAAAACGCAGGGAAAGAACCCGTTCTATATTACAATCCAATAGTTGATCAACAGCCTAACGCTGGAACAGGTAATAAACCAGTTGCCTCGGAAAAAATTGGCAAAAATAAGAAAAAAGATAATAAAAACGTTAAAAATTCTGAGCTTATTTCAGATGCTCAAGATGAGATTTTGGATGATTCTAATAATATACCCCCACCACCAGAAAATTTAGTTCAAAACAAGAAAAAAAATCAACAAAATTCTAATTTTGAAAAAAATGATGGTGCTAAATCCGCAAAAAAAACAAGACAAATGCGGGATGAGAGCGTGTATAATAATGAAGAAGAAGAAATTGTCGAAACGACTCAAAATCGAAATGTGAAGGATCCTTTTCCAGCTTTAGCGTGTATAGCAGATAATGTTGCTTTTTGGGAAAAAGTTTACACTGAGATAGATGTTAATGAAGCTTTTTTACATGATAAAAATGATTTGGGGATCATTTACAGCTCTTTTTCGTTGTCTCCGAGTAAAGCGATACGAAATAAACAAATTGAAGCCGAAAGAAAGAAATATACTAGTATTTTAAATAGTTTATCAACAAAGCTCAAATCTTCTGCCAAAAAATGGAATGCAGATGAAAAACGGGTTGCAGCCTTGTTTAAGCCTGGCACATTAACAACTCAAAATGTTTTAGCAGCAATTGATAATTTAAGGGTTCAAACAGGATTAAAGTCTCAGTTTGATGCAGGAGTTCAACGAAGCATAAACTATTTACCTACTGTCTACCCTATTGTAAAAAATAGTGGATTACCTATAGATATCGTTTTTCTGCCTCACGTTGAGAGTAGTTATAATTCCAAAGCGGGGTCTAAAGTAGGTGCTATGGGACTTTGGCAGATTATGCCAAATACTATGAAGTTATTGGAAGGAAAAAATGCAGTTGCAAAAAGAACTGATCCTAAAATTTCTACTCGGGCTGCTATGAAACTCTTGAAAAGTGATTTTGATAAAATTCAAAATTGGCCACTTACGTTAACTGCTTATAATCATGGCGTTAATGGGATGTTGCGAGCTATTGATGAGACAGGTTCAAGAGATCTTTGCAAAGTAATAGACCATTATAGTTCTCCATCTTTCCGATTTGCTTCAAGTAATTTTTATGCTCAGTTTCTTGCGGCAAGAAAAGTTGCTATGAAAAAATATGCTGTAATAGCAAAAAAGAAATCGGGTGGTTCAAGCCTTGTTTTGCGAAAAACAATTTTAAGTAATAAAGGTGGAAGTATAAAATGA
- the secA gene encoding preprotein translocase subunit SecA — translation MLNILKSLFGTKNDRELRKIAPILTKINMLEATMQALTDAELKAKTAEFKGRYQKGETLDSLLPEAFAVVREASKRSLGKRHFDVQLIGGSVLHQGKIAEMRTGEGKTLTATAPVYLNALTGKGVHVVTVNEYLASTQSQEMGRLYGFLGLTTGCILNGMSDQERQEAYRCDVTYATNNELGFDYLRDNMKVSLDDFVQRGHHFAIVDEVDSILIDEARTPLIISGPSDTTSDKYITANNAIRGLRKEIDYTVDEKSRACALTEAGISKVEKRLNVENLFDPENNELVHACNNALRAHVLFRKDDHYIVQNGQIIIVDEFTGRLMHGRRFSDGLHQALEAKENVQIQPENQTLAQVTLQNYFRMYDKLSGMTGTADTEAVEFHSIYKLSVVVIPTNRPMIRKDHDDVLYLKQATKFNAVADEIEAIHKKGQPVLVGTVSIEKSELLSELLKKKNIPHQVLNAKHHEQEAKIIAEAGQKGRVTLSTNMAGRGTDIILGTGVPELGGLYVIGTERHESRRIDNQLRGRSGRQGDPGASKFFLSWEDELMRRFNNKANQFIMERFVGDEAIHDPRLTNVIGKVQKRVEGFNYDIRKQLLQYDDVLNQQRKAIYSARMRILRKENVKDILAGEPIQKFARTICDDFSPPSGLPGEMVTIDYRNLERVLFRNFNKAIPFNPDERAKPELTREEFYELITKKLEQEYNDKEKLFGADQMRDIERWVMLQTIDSWWKDHLLNIDHLKDGIGLRGYAQKDPLQEYKNEAFELFIRLIAAVKQDSLQMIYRIQPNLAEKFIAEAKAEAERKAEAELKNAHAEHEDPEEAFENKLEEQEALERKRAMYSNP, via the coding sequence ATGTTAAATATTCTCAAATCACTCTTTGGAACGAAAAACGATCGAGAATTACGTAAAATTGCGCCTATTCTTACAAAAATAAATATGCTCGAAGCGACGATGCAAGCTTTAACTGACGCGGAATTAAAAGCTAAAACAGCTGAGTTTAAGGGGCGATATCAAAAAGGTGAGACCCTAGATTCTCTTCTTCCTGAAGCATTTGCTGTTGTCCGTGAGGCAAGTAAAAGATCCTTAGGAAAAAGGCATTTCGATGTCCAATTAATTGGTGGAAGCGTTTTACATCAAGGAAAAATAGCAGAAATGCGAACAGGAGAAGGAAAAACGTTAACAGCAACAGCTCCTGTTTATTTAAATGCTCTCACTGGTAAAGGTGTTCATGTTGTTACGGTAAATGAATATCTTGCATCGACTCAATCCCAAGAAATGGGAAGACTATATGGATTTTTAGGATTAACAACAGGATGCATTTTAAACGGCATGAGCGATCAAGAACGTCAAGAAGCCTATCGCTGTGATGTAACATATGCCACAAATAATGAGTTGGGTTTTGACTATTTAAGAGACAATATGAAGGTTAGCCTGGATGATTTCGTTCAAAGAGGTCATCACTTTGCTATAGTTGATGAAGTTGATTCAATATTAATTGATGAGGCAAGAACTCCTTTAATTATTAGCGGTCCTTCAGATACAACTTCAGATAAATACATTACTGCTAATAATGCAATCAGAGGTTTAAGAAAAGAAATTGATTATACTGTAGATGAAAAATCTCGAGCTTGCGCTTTAACTGAAGCAGGAATTTCAAAAGTTGAAAAACGATTAAATGTTGAAAATCTTTTTGACCCAGAAAATAATGAACTTGTCCATGCTTGTAATAATGCTTTAAGAGCCCATGTCTTATTTAGAAAAGATGATCATTATATCGTTCAAAATGGTCAAATCATTATTGTTGATGAATTTACTGGAAGACTTATGCATGGCAGAAGATTTTCTGATGGACTTCATCAAGCATTAGAAGCCAAAGAAAACGTTCAGATACAACCAGAAAATCAAACTCTTGCACAAGTTACTTTACAAAATTACTTCAGAATGTATGACAAATTATCAGGTATGACAGGAACAGCTGATACTGAAGCGGTTGAATTTCATAGTATTTACAAATTAAGTGTGGTAGTCATTCCAACCAATAGACCTATGATTAGAAAAGATCACGACGACGTTTTATACTTAAAGCAAGCTACAAAATTCAATGCAGTTGCTGATGAAATTGAAGCAATTCATAAAAAAGGACAACCTGTTCTTGTTGGTACGGTAAGTATAGAAAAAAGCGAATTGCTCTCTGAATTATTAAAAAAGAAAAACATACCTCATCAAGTTTTAAATGCTAAACATCATGAGCAAGAAGCAAAAATTATTGCTGAGGCAGGACAAAAGGGTCGGGTTACATTATCAACTAACATGGCAGGTAGAGGTACTGATATTATTTTAGGAACTGGGGTTCCTGAATTAGGAGGCCTTTACGTCATTGGAACAGAAAGGCATGAAAGCCGGAGAATTGATAATCAGCTGCGCGGACGTTCAGGACGCCAAGGAGATCCTGGGGCGAGTAAGTTTTTCTTATCTTGGGAAGACGAACTCATGCGTCGATTTAATAATAAAGCTAATCAATTTATTATGGAAAGATTTGTTGGTGATGAAGCTATCCATGATCCGCGATTGACTAACGTAATTGGGAAAGTTCAAAAAAGAGTTGAAGGTTTTAACTATGATATTCGAAAACAGCTTTTACAATATGACGATGTTTTAAATCAACAAAGAAAAGCAATTTATTCAGCTCGTATGAGAATTTTACGGAAAGAAAACGTAAAAGATATTTTAGCAGGCGAACCTATACAAAAATTTGCACGCACTATTTGTGATGATTTTTCACCTCCAAGTGGATTACCTGGAGAAATGGTGACAATAGATTATCGCAATTTAGAAAGAGTATTGTTTCGTAACTTCAATAAAGCTATTCCATTTAATCCTGACGAAAGAGCAAAACCTGAGCTGACACGTGAAGAATTTTATGAACTCATTACTAAAAAGCTAGAACAAGAATATAACGATAAAGAAAAGCTTTTTGGTGCAGATCAAATGCGTGACATTGAGCGTTGGGTAATGTTACAAACAATAGATTCATGGTGGAAAGATCATTTATTAAATATTGATCATCTAAAAGATGGTATTGGTCTTAGAGGCTATGCGCAAAAAGATCCATTACAAGAATACAAAAATGAAGCTTTTGAATTATTTATCAGATTAATTGCAGCAGTAAAGCAAGATTCTTTACAAATGATTTACCGAATACAACCAAATTTAGCTGAAAAATTTATAGCAGAAGCAAAAGCAGAAGCTGAAAGAAAAGCAGAAGCTGAGTTAAAAAATGCACATGCTGAACATGAAGATCCAGAAGAAGCTTTTGAAAATAAACTGGAAGAGCAAGAAGCTTTAGAACGAAAAAGAGCAATGTACTCTAATCCATAG
- a CDS encoding response regulator, translated as MAKTILIVDDVKTIRNVAKYALSKSGFTVLEADNGSVALSIAKSQPVDLVISALNMPIMGGFELAKALKADPKTQNVPIFILTKDTNQDDAQLGKEIGVMAWFVKPFVPDKLVAAVKKALN; from the coding sequence ATGGCTAAGACTATTCTGATAGTTGATGATGTGAAAACAATTAGAAATGTTGCAAAATATGCTCTATCAAAATCAGGATTTACTGTCTTAGAAGCAGACAATGGATCAGTTGCACTTTCAATAGCTAAAAGTCAGCCTGTAGATCTTGTCATTTCTGCCTTAAATATGCCAATAATGGGTGGATTTGAACTTGCAAAAGCACTAAAAGCAGACCCTAAAACACAAAACGTACCCATTTTTATTTTAACCAAAGACACAAACCAGGACGACGCACAACTTGGAAAAGAAATTGGGGTCATGGCATGGTTTGTCAAACCTTTTGTTCCTGATAAATTAGTTGCTGCTGTAAAGAAAGCTTTAAATTAA
- a CDS encoding ABC transporter permease, translated as MSRISKLIFPVFFVMFLTFIAELTLQKAKIPEYIIPLPSKVTEVFLADWEILLQNTKVTTIEWLIGVFLSVIIGVFLAVISYKFAKLRAFLSPFLTISQSVPYLVFIPLLMIWLGLGMAPKIVLVVLTCSFPIAIVLQNDLLNSHKEYFLFTKMLKIKPLKAFFHIYFPNSLPGFFSALKISVSYSFGSTVLAELMGSEEGLGIYLLRAQATFRTDKVIAVVLIIIFISLLSTKIVSITSEKIIFWNSPKK; from the coding sequence ATGTCTCGCATATCTAAATTAATTTTTCCAGTTTTTTTTGTAATGTTTTTAACTTTTATAGCTGAATTAACGTTACAAAAAGCTAAGATACCAGAATATATTATACCTTTACCATCTAAAGTGACAGAAGTATTTTTAGCAGACTGGGAAATTCTGTTACAGAATACTAAAGTGACAACAATTGAATGGCTTATTGGAGTCTTTCTTTCAGTAATTATAGGAGTTTTTTTAGCGGTAATATCATACAAATTTGCCAAATTAAGAGCATTTTTGTCACCTTTCTTAACAATTTCTCAAAGCGTTCCTTATCTAGTTTTTATCCCATTACTGATGATTTGGTTAGGTCTAGGGATGGCTCCTAAAATTGTTTTGGTGGTACTTACTTGTTCCTTTCCTATTGCGATAGTCTTGCAAAATGACTTATTAAATTCACATAAAGAATATTTTTTATTTACTAAAATGTTAAAAATCAAACCTTTAAAAGCATTTTTTCATATTTATTTCCCAAATTCTCTTCCTGGGTTTTTTAGTGCCTTAAAAATTAGTGTTAGTTATTCTTTTGGTTCAACAGTTTTAGCTGAGTTAATGGGAAGTGAAGAGGGGTTAGGAATATACTTGTTAAGAGCTCAAGCAACATTCAGAACAGATAAAGTTATAGCAGTTGTTCTTATTATAATTTTTATTAGTTTATTAAGTACAAAAATTGTTTCAATAACAAGTGAAAAAATTATATTTTGGAACTCACCTAAGAAATAA
- a CDS encoding ABC transporter ATP-binding protein, which produces MLEINVEDYTYQKKEPVIKKINLTLMKGEITSILGASGSGKSTFLRILMGMEIGASGFIKTERQEFKLEKWGEDQNLFTMVPQIPHLLPWKNILDNISFVVTDLQIEKEKKSKKEIAFNALKIVQLDQHANKYPSEISLGMAQRISFARALVMNSDAILLDEPFASLDAHSKYFLQQWLFQKVQETNKYAIMVTHDVREAICLSKDIHVIGDKPAVIKKSFNNIKSNNEYLSEYEREIVNFI; this is translated from the coding sequence ATGCTTGAAATTAATGTCGAAGATTATACATATCAAAAAAAAGAACCTGTTATTAAAAAAATAAACTTAACCTTAATGAAAGGGGAAATTACGTCAATTTTAGGTGCTTCAGGTTCTGGTAAATCAACTTTTTTACGCATTTTAATGGGAATGGAAATTGGCGCTTCTGGATTTATTAAAACAGAAAGGCAAGAGTTTAAATTAGAAAAATGGGGAGAAGATCAAAATTTATTTACCATGGTTCCTCAAATTCCTCACTTGCTACCTTGGAAGAATATTTTAGATAATATTTCTTTTGTAGTTACTGATTTACAAATTGAAAAAGAAAAAAAATCTAAAAAAGAAATTGCCTTTAATGCTTTAAAAATAGTACAACTTGATCAACATGCTAATAAGTATCCTAGCGAAATATCACTAGGTATGGCACAACGTATCTCGTTTGCTAGAGCGTTAGTTATGAATTCTGATGCCATTTTACTTGATGAACCTTTCGCTTCACTTGATGCTCATTCTAAATATTTTTTGCAACAATGGCTTTTTCAAAAAGTACAAGAAACCAATAAATATGCTATTATGGTAACTCATGATGTGCGAGAAGCAATATGCTTATCAAAAGATATTCATGTAATTGGTGATAAACCTGCAGTAATAAAAAAATCATTTAATAATATTAAAAGTAACAATGAATATTTATCTGAATATGAAAGAGAGATAGTTAATTTTATATAG